The genomic segment GGCCCGCGCGGCCGGGGTCGGCGCCACGCTCGTCGTCCAGACGGTCACCGTCCCCGAGGAGACACCGGAACTCCTGGCGCTCGCCGATGCCGACGACCTCGTCGCGGGCGTCGTCGGCTGGACGGACCTCACGCGCCCCGACATCGCGGACGCCCTGGCCGGCCTGCGTGAACTCCCGGGCGGACAGCACCTGGTGGGCATCCGGCACCAGGTGCAGGCCGAGCCGGACCCCGAGTGGCTGCTGCGCCCGGACGTCCGGTGGGGTCTCACCGCCATGGCCGCGGCGGGACTCGCCTACGACCTTGTGGTCCTGCCCCACCAGCTGCCCGCCTGCGCCAAGGTGGCGGCGGACATGCCGGAACTCACGTTCGTGCTGGACCACTTGGGAAAGCCTCCCATCGCGTGCGGAGCCCTCGAACCCTGGGCGTCGACCATTCGCGTGCTCGCCGGCCGCCCCAACGTCGTGTGCAAGCTCTCCGGCATGGTCACCGAGGCCGACCATGAGACCTGGACGGTCGACGACTTGCGGCCGTACGCGGACACGGTCCTCAAGGCCTTCGGACCCCGGCGTGTGATGTACGGCTCCGACTGGCCCGTCAGCACGCTCGCGGCGACCTACGCGGAAGTCCTCGTCACCGCAGGGTTGTTGACGTCCGACCTCAGCACCTCTGAGCGTCAAGAGGTCTTCGGCGGCACCGCACGGCGCGTCTACTCGCTCTGAGCGGCTACTCGCTCCGAGCCGGCGGAGCCAGCCGCGTCGGTCCCAGGAACTCCCGGACGTACGTGCGCTCCCAGCACGCGCCCGTCTCGCGCAGCTCGCGCCAGGTCGTGTACCGGTAGCGGTACAGCCTGGCGCGGATGTACACGGGCGGGGAGCCGGGCGGGAACGGTGAGCTCCGCAGCAGCCGCAGGGTGTCGCGGTCGTCGTCCAGCAGGCGTTCCACCAGCGGGCCGAACCAGGAGCGCGCGTACGCGGGGGACAGCCCGGCGAACCACATCATCCAGTCGAGGCGCAGGTGGTAGGGCGCGAACTGGCGCGGCCAGCGGTGTATGTCGCCGGGCTTGCCCTTGAACTCGTAGGCCCGCCAGTCGGAGTCCTCGCGGGGCACGGTGTCCGCCGTGCCCTCGATGACGATCTCCTGGCGCACCCGGTTGACGCTGCCGAACGCGCCGTACGCGTTGACGAGGTGCAGTGGGTCGAACGAGCGGTTCATGACCTGCCGCCGGGACAGCAGATTGCGCACGGGCCGGTAGCTCATGGCCAGGAGCAGTACGGCCACGGCGGTGACCACCACCTCGTACCAGACGGGCGGGCCCGCGACGTCAGGTGCCGTGTGCCAGCGGGACAGGTCGAGGGCGGCGACCGCGAGCACGACGGTGATCCAGTTCAGCCAGGAGAAGTTGCCGGACAGGACCAGCCAGAGCTGGGTCACGATCATCAGGCAGGCCGCTCCCGTCGCCACCGGCTGGGGCGTGAACAGCAGAAACGGCACGACGAGTTGGGTGACGTGGTTGGCCGCGACCTCCACTCGGTGCACCGGTTTGGGCAGGTGGTGGAAGAACCAGCTCAGCGGCCCCGGCATCGGCTGTGTCTCGTGGTGGAAGTCCAGGCAGGTGAGCTCGCGCCAGCACGCGTCGCCGCGCATCTTGATCAGCCCGGCGCCGAACTCCACGCGGAAGAGCACCCACCGCAGCAGGAAGAGCACGAGGACCGGCGGCGCGACCCGGTCGTTGCCGAGGAAGACCGCGAGGAAGCCCACTTCGAGGAGCAGCGACTCCCAGCCGAAGCCGTACCAGGTCTGCCCCACGTTGACGATGGAGAGATACAGCGCCCAGGGCACCAGCCACAGCAGCATCGCGCCCCACAGGGGCAGGAGGTTGTCCACGCCGGCGAGCAACGCCACCGCGACCGCGCACCCCGCCCACGCGCACAGCGCGAAGAGCCGGTCCGAGAAGCGCAGCTGGAACAGGCTGGGGGCGGCGCGGAACGGCACCCGCTCGACGTACTTCGGCACCGGCAGCATCCCGCGCTCCCCGATGAGCGCCCGGAACTGCAGGGCGGCCCCGAGGAAGGCCATCACGTAGAGCACGGCCAGAGCCCGCTGGAAGATCAGCCGACTCAGCCAGTACGCGTCCGCCGTGAACCACTGCACGGGTCCATTGTGCTGCCGACCAGGGTATTCCGTACGCCGACCGGGCCGTACGCCAGACGCCGACCGGGCCGCACACCCGGCTCGACCCGGCTTGCGGGCCCTCGGGAACCCCCGCAGACAATGGCGGAACACCCCCCCGTGAGCGGGGGCACACTGCACGGCAACGGCGGGAGAACCGGTGCGCACATCCACCAGGACCCACGCGGTCGCCCTCGCGATATCCGCGGCCCTAGCGGTAGCGGGCGCGGCGGGCTGTTCGGGCGACGGCGACAAGAAGACAGCCGACGGCGGCAGCGAACTGTTCATGCAGCCGGTCGCCGCCCAGGGCCCCGACCCGTTCACCGAGTCCACCGCGCAGACCGACGCCTCCCCGCCGCCCGTCACCCGTTCGCCGCAACCCTCGCCCACCGGATCGGCCACCCCGCAGGGCACCCGCTCCATCCCGGGCGGGACACCGGGGCTGTACGGCGGCACCCACAACGTGGGCAGCTGCGACGTCGACCGGCAGGTGCGCTTCCTCACCGCCGACCACGCGAAGGCCCGCGCGTTCGCGCAGGCGTCCGGCATCGACGTGGCCGCCGTACCGGACTATCTGCGGGGGCTGACCCCTGTCGTGCTGCGGGCCGACACGCGCGTCACCAACCACGGCTACCGCGGCGGCTCGCCCACGAGCTACCAGTCCGTCCTGCAGACGGGCACGGCCGTCCTCGTCGACGACCGCGGCCTGCCGCGGGTGCGCTGCGCGTGCGGGAACCCGCTGAAGCCGCCGGTCGCGTTCAAGAGCTCGCCCCGGCACAACGGGCAGGCGTGGAGCGGCTATCAGCCGACGCGGGTCGTCGTGGTCACCCCGGCGCCGCGGCCGATCGTCGAGATCACCATCGTGAACATCGTCAACAATACCTGGATCGAGCGGAAGATCGGCGACGGGAAGGCACACCACGACCGTCCGACCAAGCCGCCCACCCCCACCCCCACACCGACCCCCACGACGCCGAGCCCCACGTCCCCCACGCCGTCGAGCCCGACACCCACGGACCCGGACGAGACCACCCCGGACGAGACCGGGACCGGGACCGAGCCCGACGAGACGAGCCCCGACGAGACCGGGTCCGGGCAGACCGATCCGGACGAGACCAGTCCCGACGAGACCAGTCCCGACGAGACGAGCCCGGACGAGACGGGCCCCGACGGAACAAGTCCCGGCGAAACCAGCCCCGACGAGGACGCCGGCGATTCCCCGACCGGCTGCCCCACCGGGACGGGCACGCCCTCGCGCCCCGCGTCGCCGATCCCGCCCGGCTGCCCCTCACCGGTGCTGCCGTCGTAGACGGCAGGGAGCCATACCGGTCAGACGGCGGGTGAGAGGGCCATGCGGAACGCGCCAATCGTTCCCGGGCCCTCTCGTCGCTGTCGCCCCTGCCGCCACGGACGTCCATTCCCCGGCCGGCAAGCGCGTTCTCACATATCGCCGAGTTCAGTCATCAGGCAAATACGCAAGAGTTTCCGAATGATATGGAGCGGGCGGGTCCGATTGGCTGGGGAGTGGCGCATTCACGTCGGTTATGGCATGGCATTGAGTCAAATGGCGCTGGTAGTTGATTTTCAAATATGGCAGAGTCGTCCGTCAGGTGGCCGGTCAAGTCCAAGCAATAGATCCAGCCGGTCTTCCGGTCGCCCCGAGGACCAGCCATCAGCCGCGGGGGAGAAGTCGGCTCATGAACTTGGTGGATCGTGGTGAAGAACTCTCGGTCATGGAGCACATGCTCGACTCAACCGAGAGCGGGCATGGCGGCGTCCTTCTGGTGAGCGGCGCCGTCGCCAGTGGCAAGACCGCGCTGCTGCGCGCCTTCGGCGCGCGCGTCACCGCAAGAGGCGCACTGTATCTGCAGGCCACGGCGTCCGGCGCGGAGGCGGACCTGCCCCTCGGAATCATGGGGCAACTGCTTCTGGGCGCCGGTCTGCCCGGCGCGGACGCGCGCCGCGCGACAGAGCTCGTGCGGTGCGCGGCGGGCTCGGCCCGCTCGCGACGGGCGGCCGGCGAACGGCCCGCCGTGGCCATGGAGGGGATTCCCGAGCTGTGCGGACTGCTGCTCGAAAAATCCAGGGAAAGGCCCTTGGTGCTCAGTATCGACGATGTGCAGCACGCCGACGGAGACTCGCTCGAATGCCTCCTCTACCTGTCGCGCCGACTGGCCGTGAGCCGGATTCTGGTCGTGCTGGGAGAGAACAGCGACTTCCTGGCGGGCAATACGAGATTGCGCGTCGATTTACTGCGTCTGCCCGGCTGCCGGAATATCAGGCTCGGCCCGCTCCAGCGGTCCGGAGTCGCAGAGATGATCTCTGAATTCGGTGAGCCGTGGTGGGGGACGCGCAAGCTCGTCCCCGAACTGCTCCACAGGGGCGGCGGCAGCCCCCTCCTGACCCGGGCGCTCATCGAGGACCACCGCGCCGCGGGCGCCACGGCCACCGCCGTCGGCGATCCCGTACCGGGCGAGTCCTTCGTCCGTGCCGTCGCCACCTGCCTCTACCGCAGCGAC from the Streptomyces venezuelae genome contains:
- a CDS encoding DUF6777 domain-containing protein, encoding MRTSTRTHAVALAISAALAVAGAAGCSGDGDKKTADGGSELFMQPVAAQGPDPFTESTAQTDASPPPVTRSPQPSPTGSATPQGTRSIPGGTPGLYGGTHNVGSCDVDRQVRFLTADHAKARAFAQASGIDVAAVPDYLRGLTPVVLRADTRVTNHGYRGGSPTSYQSVLQTGTAVLVDDRGLPRVRCACGNPLKPPVAFKSSPRHNGQAWSGYQPTRVVVVTPAPRPIVEITIVNIVNNTWIERKIGDGKAHHDRPTKPPTPTPTPTPTTPSPTSPTPSSPTPTDPDETTPDETGTGTEPDETSPDETGSGQTDPDETSPDETSPDETSPDETGPDGTSPGETSPDEDAGDSPTGCPTGTGTPSRPASPIPPGCPSPVLPS
- a CDS encoding amidohydrolase family protein, whose amino-acid sequence is MTETEPLLVDAHHHVWDLSVRDQNWIAGDALAPIRRNFSLADLVPEARAAGVGATLVVQTVTVPEETPELLALADADDLVAGVVGWTDLTRPDIADALAGLRELPGGQHLVGIRHQVQAEPDPEWLLRPDVRWGLTAMAAAGLAYDLVVLPHQLPACAKVAADMPELTFVLDHLGKPPIACGALEPWASTIRVLAGRPNVVCKLSGMVTEADHETWTVDDLRPYADTVLKAFGPRRVMYGSDWPVSTLAATYAEVLVTAGLLTSDLSTSERQEVFGGTARRVYSL
- a CDS encoding lipase maturation factor family protein — translated: MQWFTADAYWLSRLIFQRALAVLYVMAFLGAALQFRALIGERGMLPVPKYVERVPFRAAPSLFQLRFSDRLFALCAWAGCAVAVALLAGVDNLLPLWGAMLLWLVPWALYLSIVNVGQTWYGFGWESLLLEVGFLAVFLGNDRVAPPVLVLFLLRWVLFRVEFGAGLIKMRGDACWRELTCLDFHHETQPMPGPLSWFFHHLPKPVHRVEVAANHVTQLVVPFLLFTPQPVATGAACLMIVTQLWLVLSGNFSWLNWITVVLAVAALDLSRWHTAPDVAGPPVWYEVVVTAVAVLLLAMSYRPVRNLLSRRQVMNRSFDPLHLVNAYGAFGSVNRVRQEIVIEGTADTVPREDSDWRAYEFKGKPGDIHRWPRQFAPYHLRLDWMMWFAGLSPAYARSWFGPLVERLLDDDRDTLRLLRSSPFPPGSPPVYIRARLYRYRYTTWRELRETGACWERTYVREFLGPTRLAPPARSE